The Pseudomonas sp. R4-35-07 genome contains a region encoding:
- a CDS encoding glucose/quinate/shikimate family membrane-bound PQQ-dependent dehydrogenase, whose amino-acid sequence MSTDGASSPSRLLPRLLGVLLLIMGLALLAGGVKLSMLGGSLYYLLAGIGITLTGVLLLATRRAALGLYALVLFASTVWALWEVGLDWWQLVPRLALLFALGIVMLLPWFRRPLLRGQAAPLGTGALSVAVVLAGAAALASQFTNPGEMVKTGQLDRDAVPGMASAAPAQADGDWNSYGRSAFGDRYSPLAQITPENAHKLVPAWTFRTGDIPGAGDPGETTAENTPLKVNGMLYVCTPHSQVIALDPDTGKEIWRFDPKITTQGAENFKGWAHMTCRGVSYHDDAAYASEQSPTGSASPAAAPTACPKRIFVPTADTRLIALNADTGKMCEDFGDKGQVDLRANIGTFAPGGYYSTSPPAVTKNLVVIGGHVTDNVSTDEPSGVIRAFDVHTGKLVWNWDSGNPDDTTPLAEGKTYTRNSPNMWSMFAVDEKLGMLYLPMGNQMPDQYGGDRTDDSEKYAAGLTALDIDSGHVKWTFQFTHHDLWDMDVGGQPSLIDIKTADGVKQAVMASTKQGSIYVLDRATGQPVVPINEIPVPQGAVAGDRTSPTQPKSDLNFMPPPLKERDMWGVTPFDQMLCRIDFKSMRYDGPFTPPSLQGSIVYPGNFGVFDWGGISVDPVRQIAFVNPSYMAFKSKLIPAADIAKQGPRVSETEGVQPNKGAPYGVILEALLSPLGLPCQAPAWGYVAAVDLTTHQTIWMHKNGTVRDSSPVPIPLTMGVPSLGGTFTTAGGVAFLSGTLDQYLRAYDVKNGKQLWEGRLSAGAQTTPMTYTGKDGKQYVLVMAGGHGSLGTKQGDYVMAFKLPD is encoded by the coding sequence ATGAGCACTGATGGTGCCTCAAGCCCAAGCCGCCTGCTGCCCAGGTTGCTAGGCGTCTTGCTGCTGATCATGGGGCTGGCCTTGCTGGCCGGTGGGGTCAAGCTGAGCATGCTCGGCGGCTCGCTGTATTACCTGCTGGCCGGTATCGGCATCACCTTGACCGGCGTTTTGCTGCTGGCCACCCGCCGCGCTGCGCTGGGCCTGTACGCATTGGTGCTGTTCGCCAGCACGGTGTGGGCGCTATGGGAAGTCGGCTTGGACTGGTGGCAGTTGGTGCCGCGCCTGGCCCTGCTGTTCGCCTTGGGCATCGTCATGTTGTTGCCATGGTTTCGCCGTCCGTTGCTGCGTGGTCAAGCCGCGCCGCTGGGCACCGGCGCCCTGAGCGTGGCCGTGGTGCTGGCGGGTGCTGCCGCCCTGGCCAGCCAATTCACCAACCCCGGCGAAATGGTCAAGACCGGCCAACTGGACCGCGATGCTGTGCCTGGCATGGCCAGCGCTGCACCTGCCCAAGCCGATGGCGACTGGAACTCCTACGGCCGTTCGGCCTTTGGTGACCGTTACTCACCACTGGCCCAGATCACTCCGGAAAACGCGCACAAGCTGGTGCCGGCCTGGACCTTCCGTACCGGTGACATTCCGGGCGCAGGCGATCCCGGTGAGACCACTGCGGAAAACACCCCGCTGAAAGTCAACGGCATGCTGTACGTGTGTACCCCGCACAGCCAAGTGATTGCCCTGGACCCGGACACCGGCAAGGAAATCTGGCGTTTCGATCCGAAGATCACCACCCAGGGTGCCGAGAACTTCAAGGGTTGGGCGCACATGACCTGCCGTGGCGTGTCGTATCACGATGACGCCGCCTATGCCTCCGAGCAGAGCCCGACCGGTAGCGCCAGCCCGGCCGCCGCGCCGACCGCCTGCCCGAAACGCATCTTCGTGCCGACTGCAGACACCCGCCTGATCGCCCTGAACGCCGACACCGGCAAGATGTGCGAAGACTTCGGTGACAAAGGCCAGGTCGACCTGCGTGCCAATATCGGCACCTTCGCCCCGGGCGGTTACTACTCCACTTCGCCACCGGCCGTGACCAAAAACCTGGTGGTGATCGGCGGTCACGTGACCGACAACGTCTCCACCGACGAGCCAAGCGGCGTGATCCGTGCGTTCGACGTGCACACCGGCAAGCTGGTGTGGAACTGGGACAGCGGCAACCCGGACGACACCACCCCGTTGGCCGAGGGCAAGACCTACACCCGCAACTCGCCGAACATGTGGTCCATGTTCGCCGTGGATGAAAAACTCGGCATGCTCTACCTGCCGATGGGCAACCAGATGCCCGACCAGTACGGCGGCGACCGTACCGATGACTCCGAAAAATACGCTGCCGGCCTGACCGCCCTGGACATCGACAGCGGCCACGTGAAGTGGACCTTCCAGTTCACCCACCACGACCTTTGGGACATGGACGTGGGCGGCCAGCCTTCGCTGATCGACATCAAGACCGCTGACGGCGTCAAGCAAGCGGTGATGGCATCGACCAAGCAAGGCAGCATCTACGTGCTGGACCGTGCCACCGGCCAACCGGTAGTGCCGATCAATGAAATCCCGGTACCACAGGGCGCCGTTGCCGGCGATCGCACCTCCCCTACCCAGCCGAAGTCTGACCTGAACTTCATGCCACCGCCGTTGAAAGAACGCGATATGTGGGGCGTGACACCGTTCGACCAGATGCTGTGCCGGATCGACTTCAAGTCGATGCGCTACGATGGCCCGTTCACGCCGCCGTCGCTGCAAGGCTCGATCGTGTACCCAGGCAACTTCGGCGTGTTCGACTGGGGCGGCATCTCGGTTGACCCGGTCCGCCAGATCGCTTTCGTGAACCCGAGCTACATGGCGTTCAAATCGAAGCTGATTCCGGCCGCCGACATCGCCAAGCAAGGCCCACGTGTCAGCGAAACCGAAGGCGTACAGCCGAACAAAGGCGCGCCGTATGGTGTGATCCTCGAAGCGCTGCTTTCGCCGCTGGGCCTGCCATGCCAGGCACCAGCCTGGGGTTACGTGGCGGCGGTCGACCTGACCACCCACCAAACCATCTGGATGCACAAGAACGGCACCGTGCGTGACAGCTCGCCGGTTCCGATCCCGCTGACCATGGGCGTGCCAAGCCTGGGCGGTACCTTCACCACTGCAGGTGGCGTAGCGTTCCTGAGCGGCACCCTCGACCAGTACCTGCGTGCCTACGACGTGAAAAACGGTAAGCAACTGTGGGAAGGCCGCTTGTCTGCAGGCGCGCAAACCACCCCGATGACCTACACCGGCAAGGACGGCAAGCAATACGTGCTGGTCATGGCCGGCGGTCACGGTTCCCTGGGCACCAAGCAGGGTGACTACGTAATGGCGTTCAAACTGCCGGATTAA